Proteins from a single region of Caloramator sp. E03:
- a CDS encoding dihydroorotase has protein sequence MKLLIKNVRIIDSEKDFIGDVYINEGIIKEIGKGIEKSCKVVDGKGLILMPSFIDLHCHFRDPGLTYKEDLLSGSLAAVCGGYTAVNLMANTKPVCSDMETVGYVLNKAKNIGLIDVHQCVSVTKDMNGDDVSHLKNISYPVKFISEDGKGILKDDVMLRAMSIAREKGFTVISHPEHEEYVKWDKRLSENYMTMRDIEAAKKTGCHLHIAHISTKEAMMMVKNAKKEGFNITCEVTPHHISLCDKVMYRVNPPLRLKKDVEFLINSIKEGYVDVIATDHAPHTLDDKLNGAPGISGIETAFSVCYTSLVKNGYITLNMLSNLMSKRPSEIMGLNKGRIDIGFDGDLVLVDIDKKYKVNANKFKSKGKNTPFDGMELYGVVVLTVKGGRVVYRSDEYDN, from the coding sequence ATGAAACTCCTTATAAAAAATGTAAGGATAATAGATAGTGAGAAGGATTTTATTGGTGATGTTTATATAAATGAAGGGATTATAAAGGAAATAGGAAAAGGAATTGAAAAGAGTTGTAAAGTGGTAGATGGAAAAGGCCTTATTCTAATGCCTTCATTTATAGATTTACACTGCCATTTCAGAGATCCGGGCCTTACCTATAAAGAGGATTTATTATCAGGAAGTCTTGCTGCAGTCTGCGGAGGATATACAGCAGTTAATCTTATGGCAAATACAAAGCCTGTTTGCTCTGATATGGAAACTGTTGGTTATGTTTTGAATAAAGCAAAGAATATTGGACTTATAGATGTGCATCAATGCGTATCTGTAACTAAAGATATGAATGGTGATGATGTAAGCCACCTTAAAAATATAAGTTACCCAGTAAAGTTTATTTCTGAGGATGGGAAGGGAATTCTAAAGGATGATGTAATGCTAAGGGCAATGAGCATTGCAAGGGAAAAAGGATTTACAGTAATATCACATCCAGAACATGAGGAATATGTAAAGTGGGACAAAAGGTTATCTGAAAACTATATGACTATGAGGGACATTGAAGCTGCTAAAAAGACTGGATGTCATCTTCACATAGCTCATATTAGTACAAAAGAAGCTATGATGATGGTTAAAAATGCAAAAAAAGAAGGTTTTAATATAACCTGTGAGGTTACACCTCATCATATAAGCCTTTGTGATAAAGTTATGTACAGAGTAAATCCACCCTTAAGATTAAAGAAAGATGTAGAATTTTTAATAAATTCTATTAAAGAAGGGTATGTTGATGTTATTGCAACGGATCATGCACCTCATACGCTTGATGATAAATTAAATGGTGCACCTGGAATATCAGGGATTGAAACGGCTTTTTCTGTATGTTATACATCCCTTGTAAAAAATGGTTATATCACACTTAATATGCTTTCAAATCTTATGTCAAAAAGGCCATCTGAAATAATGGGATTAAATAAAGGAAGAATAGATATAGGCTTTGATGGGGATTTAGTTCTTGTAGACATAGACAAAAAGTATAAAGTTAATGCTAATAAATTTAAATCAAAAGGGAAGAATACCCCATTTGATGGAATGGAACTTTATGGTGTGGTTGTTTTAACAGTTAAGGGTGGAAGAGTTGTTTATAGGAGTGATGAATATGATAATTGA
- the pyrF gene encoding orotidine-5'-phosphate decarboxylase, protein MIIDKLYENVEKKSCLCVGLDVSPEYIPESIKAKYNTLAEAIFQFNKRIIDATFDIVSCYKVQIAYYEALGIEGLFTYMKTLKYIKSLGGIVIGDIKRGDISSTAKMYAKAHFEGDFECDFITLNPYMGFDSIEPYLEYVKNKNKGLFILLRTSNPGAKDVQYIESKDNKKVFFHVGDEIHKISKDYKGECNYSSIGAVVGCTYMEEAQNIRNSYKDMFFLIPGYGAQGGKAKDVALYLNNGNGGVVNSSRAILLAYKNYENGELRFDECSRFEVLKMKGEIESAIKL, encoded by the coding sequence ATGATAATTGATAAGCTTTATGAAAATGTTGAAAAGAAAAGCTGCCTGTGTGTTGGGCTTGATGTTTCACCTGAATATATACCTGAATCCATTAAAGCTAAATACAATACATTAGCAGAGGCTATATTTCAATTTAACAAGAGAATAATAGATGCTACCTTTGACATAGTATCATGCTATAAGGTTCAGATAGCCTATTATGAAGCTTTAGGAATAGAAGGATTATTTACGTATATGAAAACCTTAAAATATATAAAGTCCCTCGGAGGAATTGTAATAGGTGACATTAAAAGAGGAGATATATCAAGCACTGCAAAGATGTATGCTAAAGCTCATTTTGAAGGTGATTTTGAATGTGACTTTATAACCTTAAACCCCTATATGGGATTTGATAGCATAGAGCCCTATCTTGAATATGTAAAAAACAAAAATAAAGGATTGTTTATACTTTTAAGGACTTCTAACCCTGGTGCAAAGGACGTTCAGTATATAGAAAGCAAAGATAATAAAAAGGTTTTCTTTCATGTAGGAGATGAAATTCATAAAATATCAAAGGACTATAAGGGGGAGTGTAATTATAGCAGTATAGGTGCAGTTGTAGGTTGTACCTATATGGAAGAAGCACAAAACATTAGAAATAGCTATAAAGATATGTTCTTTTTAATACCAGGCTATGGGGCTCAAGGAGGGAAGGCAAAAGATGTTGCCCTCTATCTTAATAATGGGAATGGGGGAGTCGTTAATTCATCAAGGGCTATACTTTTAGCCTATAAAAATTATGAAAATGGTGAATTAAGATTTGATGAATGTTCAAGGTTTGAAGTTTTAAAGATGAAAGGAGAGATTGAAAGTGCAATTAAGCTGTAA
- a CDS encoding dihydroorotate dehydrogenase electron transfer subunit, translated as MQLSCKNGRVIENVNLSKDVFRIEVEGDFNIKPGQFFMLRCYDEEPILSRPISVHDNEDGVVSFLYQRKGRGTSIMTKLKKYDDIKLTGPLGNGFDIEKIKGKIAIVTGGIGIAPMLYTVKKLRECDIDLYAGFKDEIYSVDEFAQYVSNIYISTESGQYGYKGYVTDIFSPFEYNVVLCCGPEVMMEKIVKVCKTYATPVYVSMERHMACGIGACLGCTCETKHGNKRVCKDGPIFYGRDVFIGAKC; from the coding sequence GTGCAATTAAGCTGTAAAAATGGACGGGTAATTGAAAATGTTAATCTCTCAAAGGATGTTTTTAGGATAGAAGTTGAAGGTGACTTTAACATAAAACCAGGTCAGTTTTTTATGTTAAGGTGCTATGACGAAGAACCAATTTTATCAAGACCTATAAGTGTACATGATAATGAGGATGGTGTTGTAAGTTTTTTATATCAAAGAAAGGGAAGAGGAACAAGTATCATGACAAAGTTGAAAAAATATGATGATATAAAATTAACTGGTCCCTTAGGAAATGGATTTGATATAGAAAAAATAAAAGGTAAAATTGCAATAGTTACAGGTGGTATTGGAATAGCACCTATGCTTTATACAGTGAAAAAGCTAAGGGAATGTGATATAGATTTATATGCAGGATTTAAAGATGAAATTTACTCTGTAGATGAGTTTGCGCAATATGTTTCTAATATATATATATCAACAGAAAGTGGGCAATATGGATATAAAGGTTATGTAACTGACATTTTCAGCCCCTTTGAATATAATGTGGTACTTTGTTGTGGACCAGAGGTTATGATGGAAAAGATAGTTAAGGTTTGTAAAACTTATGCAACACCAGTTTATGTTTCAATGGAAAGGCATATGGCCTGTGGAATTGGAGCCTGTCTTGGATGTACATGTGAAACAAAACATGGAAATAAAAGGGTATGCAAAGACGGACCGATATTTTATGGTAGGGATGTGTTTATAGGTGCTAAATGTTAA
- a CDS encoding dihydroorotate dehydrogenase, protein MLNVNICNVELKNPVIAASGTFGFGEEYSALFDVGILGGICTKGLTLNKKEGNKGIRLHETRAGLINSIGLQNPGIEYFIEHELPKMKNMNTAIIANLGGGTVEEYIEGAKKLSCSEVDMIELNISCPNVKSGGIAFGIKSETAYKVVSKVKEYCKKPLIVKLSPNAEDIIDMAIKCCEAGADALSLVNTFKSLAIDIYKKKPVFDNVFAGLSGPCIKPIALRMVYEVCGIVDVPVIGIGGISSYKDAIEFIMAGATAIQVGTANFINPMICVEIIEGIKSFMEEQGIKDIKEIRGIARR, encoded by the coding sequence GTGCTAAATGTTAATATATGTAACGTTGAATTAAAAAATCCTGTTATTGCAGCATCAGGGACCTTTGGGTTTGGTGAAGAATATTCAGCACTCTTTGATGTTGGAATACTTGGAGGAATATGTACAAAAGGATTGACTTTAAACAAAAAAGAAGGAAATAAAGGAATAAGGCTTCATGAAACAAGGGCAGGGCTTATAAATAGTATAGGCCTTCAAAATCCTGGAATAGAATATTTTATAGAGCATGAACTTCCCAAAATGAAGAATATGAATACTGCTATAATTGCAAACCTTGGTGGAGGAACTGTTGAAGAATATATAGAAGGAGCAAAAAAATTAAGTTGCAGTGAAGTTGATATGATAGAGCTTAACATATCCTGCCCTAATGTAAAAAGTGGTGGGATAGCCTTTGGAATTAAATCTGAAACTGCATATAAGGTTGTATCGAAAGTAAAGGAGTATTGCAAAAAGCCTCTTATAGTAAAACTATCTCCAAATGCTGAAGATATAATTGATATGGCAATAAAATGCTGCGAAGCTGGGGCTGATGCATTATCGCTAGTAAATACTTTCAAGTCCCTTGCAATTGACATATATAAAAAGAAACCTGTTTTTGATAATGTATTTGCTGGCTTATCAGGACCTTGTATAAAGCCAATTGCTCTAAGGATGGTTTATGAGGTTTGTGGGATAGTCGATGTTCCTGTTATAGGGATAGGAGGAATATCATCCTATAAAGATGCAATAGAGTTTATAATGGCTGGTGCAACAGCAATTCAAGTTGGTACAGCGAATTTTATAAATCCAATGATATGTGTAGAAATTATAGAAGGAATTAAAAGTTTTATGGAAGAACAAGGGATTAAAGATATTAAAGAAATAAGAGGAATAGCAAGGAGGTAA
- the pyrE gene encoding orotate phosphoribosyltransferase — MIDILKSVDALLEGHFLLSSGRHSNKYIQCAKLLQYPDKAETVLKVVCEKLKGIDFDVAVGPAMGGIIVAYEIGRQMGKRAIFTERENNVMTLRRGFEIKKGERVLITEDVVTTGKSSLEVATLLEGLGAQVIGIACIVDRGGGNLKYPVYSCVKLNVESYEKDDCPLCRQGIAYVKPGSREIV; from the coding sequence ATGATAGATATTTTAAAATCAGTAGATGCTCTTTTAGAAGGACATTTTTTACTCTCTTCAGGAAGACACAGTAATAAATATATACAGTGTGCAAAGCTTTTACAGTATCCTGATAAGGCAGAAACAGTATTAAAGGTGGTTTGTGAAAAATTAAAGGGAATTGATTTTGATGTTGCAGTAGGACCTGCTATGGGAGGTATAATAGTTGCTTATGAGATAGGAAGACAGATGGGCAAAAGAGCAATATTTACTGAGAGAGAAAATAATGTTATGACCTTAAGAAGGGGATTTGAAATAAAAAAAGGTGAAAGGGTTTTAATTACAGAGGACGTTGTGACTACAGGCAAATCATCCCTTGAAGTTGCAACTCTTTTAGAAGGTTTAGGGGCACAGGTTATAGGAATTGCATGTATAGTTGACAGAGGAGGCGGCAATTTAAAATATCCCGTATATAGCTGCGTGAAACTTAATGTGGAAAGCTACGAAAAAGATGATTGCCCTCTTTGTAGACAAGGAATAGCTTATGTTAAGCCAGGAAGCAGGGAAATTGTGTAA
- the gltB gene encoding glutamate synthase large subunit, translated as MENIGGFPSKQGLYDPAFEKDSCGVGFVANIRGEKTHSIVKQGLQVLVNLTHRGAVGSDPKTGDGAGIMVQIPDEFFRIECDNLKIELPPEGAYAVGMIFLPREPALRLQCEGILERIIEEEGQKVLGWRDVPTDNKVIGETALGTEPTIRQIFVGKNCGSEMEFERKLYLIRKRAENEVKKLVKRGSGYFYICSLSSRTIVYKGLLLANQIKGYYIDLNDINFKSGIAVVHQRYSTNTFPTWDLAQPFRFLAHNGEINTIRGNRNWMHAREGVLKSDTFGDDLSKLFPIITPNGSDSASLDNILELLYMDGRTLPHAMMMLIPEAWEGNKEMDSYKRAFYEYHASLVEPWDGPATVVFCNGKQVGVTLDRNGLRPARFVITKSGLIVMASEIGVLDFEPEEIEHKGKLKPGKMLLVDTERGKVLRDEEIKKEVCSEKPYAEMIAKNKLILDNYSPIIENTEIDPEILKEKQIAFGYTLEDLNVIIGTMAKDGKEPVGSMGNDTPLAVLSNKNQLLFSYFKQLFAQVTNPPIDPIREGLVMSLMNFLGAQENILNKDFSDNPFIELERPVLTDLEMAKIKNFKNKDFKAITIPITFKYDSGVEGFKHALEKICERASRRIEEGYNILILSDKKIDAYEVAIPSLLAVSAVHHHLIREKTRTKISLIVETGEARETMHFALLLGYGATAVNPYLAFQTIENLVREGELEDITVEKAKDNYVKAVCNGLLKILSKMGICTMASYHGAQIFEAIGLSEDFINKYFEGTPSRIGGIGIDTIAAETLERHNRAFNNVRNPVTELDVGGQYSWRKEGEAHLFNPETISKLQHAVRTGDYNIYKQYAKMINEQNKTLYTLRGMFKLKYQNPIPIDEVEPVSEILKRFCTGAMSFGSLSKEAHETIAIAMNRIGSKSNSGEGGEDPERYKKNPNGDDRRSAIKQVASGRFGVNTEYLVNAAELQIKMAQGAKPGEGGQLAGWKVNADVAKVRHSVPGIDLISPPPHHDIYSIEDLSQLIYDIKSVNPLARISVKLVSEVGVGTVAAGVAKAHADVILISGYDGGTGASPISSIKHTGIPWELGLSEAHQVLVLNNLRSRVRLQVDGQLKTGRDVVIAALLGAEEFGFASSVLVSLGCTMLRNCHNNACEMGIATQDPELRKNFKGKVEHIINFFTFIAWEVRELMAQLGFRTMNEMIGRVDRIEINDKIDHWKAKMLDLSPILYKPDMPKRIKSYCVIAQDHGLEKSLDYKLIQIARKALDEGIKVKGSFEIRNVHRAVGAMLSGEIARKYGDEGLPEDTIVFNFKGSAGQSFGAFGAKGLTLILEGDANDYVGKGLSGGKVILKAPCGATFKQDENFIAGNTILYGATSGKLFINGLVGERFAVRNSGAEAVVEGAGDHCCEYMTGGVVAVLGRVGRNFAAGMSGGIAYVLDEDDTLMKKCNMEMVEIEDVTDKRDIEKLYNLIKEHIECTNSKKAIKIINEWDKYVVKFKRVIPTVYKSILEKMYKVEESMEVGA; from the coding sequence ATGGAAAATATTGGGGGATTTCCGTCGAAGCAGGGACTTTACGACCCCGCGTTTGAAAAAGATAGCTGTGGAGTTGGATTTGTTGCAAACATCAGAGGAGAAAAAACGCACAGTATTGTTAAACAAGGACTACAGGTACTTGTAAATCTAACGCACAGAGGTGCAGTTGGATCTGATCCTAAAACTGGAGATGGAGCAGGGATTATGGTTCAGATTCCTGATGAATTCTTTAGGATCGAATGTGATAATTTAAAAATAGAACTTCCACCAGAGGGAGCTTATGCTGTAGGAATGATTTTTCTTCCTAGAGAACCTGCATTAAGACTACAATGTGAAGGGATTTTAGAAAGAATAATTGAAGAAGAAGGCCAAAAAGTATTAGGATGGAGGGATGTGCCTACAGATAATAAAGTTATAGGAGAGACTGCACTTGGGACTGAGCCTACAATAAGACAAATATTTGTTGGCAAAAATTGTGGCAGTGAGATGGAATTTGAAAGGAAACTATATTTAATTAGAAAAAGAGCAGAAAATGAGGTTAAGAAACTAGTTAAAAGAGGTTCAGGATATTTTTATATCTGCAGCCTTTCAAGTAGGACTATAGTTTATAAAGGTCTATTATTGGCAAATCAAATTAAGGGATATTATATTGATCTTAATGATATAAACTTTAAGAGTGGAATTGCAGTTGTACATCAAAGATACAGCACAAATACTTTCCCAACTTGGGATTTGGCACAACCATTTAGATTCCTTGCACATAACGGTGAAATCAATACAATTAGAGGAAATAGGAACTGGATGCATGCAAGGGAAGGAGTTTTAAAGTCAGATACATTTGGTGATGATTTGAGTAAATTATTTCCGATAATAACTCCTAATGGAAGTGATTCGGCGTCACTTGATAATATTTTAGAACTTTTATATATGGACGGCAGAACTCTTCCACATGCAATGATGATGTTAATACCAGAGGCTTGGGAAGGCAATAAAGAAATGGATAGTTATAAGCGTGCTTTTTATGAATATCATGCATCACTTGTAGAGCCATGGGATGGTCCTGCAACAGTTGTATTTTGCAATGGTAAACAGGTTGGAGTTACACTTGATAGAAATGGACTTAGACCAGCACGATTTGTTATTACTAAAAGTGGACTTATAGTAATGGCATCCGAAATTGGTGTACTTGATTTTGAACCAGAAGAAATAGAACATAAAGGAAAGCTAAAGCCTGGGAAAATGTTGCTTGTGGATACAGAGCGAGGCAAAGTTTTGAGGGATGAAGAGATTAAAAAAGAAGTGTGCTCTGAAAAGCCTTATGCTGAGATGATTGCTAAAAATAAACTTATACTTGATAATTATTCGCCTATTATTGAAAATACAGAGATTGATCCAGAAATTTTAAAAGAAAAGCAAATAGCCTTTGGATATACTTTAGAAGATCTTAATGTAATAATTGGCACAATGGCAAAAGACGGGAAAGAACCTGTAGGTTCTATGGGAAATGATACTCCTCTTGCAGTATTATCAAATAAGAATCAGCTTTTATTCTCGTATTTTAAACAACTGTTTGCACAAGTTACTAATCCTCCAATTGATCCAATTCGTGAGGGACTTGTAATGTCACTTATGAATTTTCTTGGAGCTCAGGAAAATATTCTTAACAAGGATTTTTCAGATAATCCTTTTATTGAACTTGAAAGACCTGTTTTAACTGATTTAGAAATGGCAAAGATTAAAAATTTCAAAAATAAAGATTTTAAAGCAATAACGATACCAATTACCTTTAAATATGATTCAGGGGTAGAAGGATTTAAACATGCACTTGAAAAAATATGTGAGAGGGCATCAAGAAGAATTGAAGAAGGTTATAACATTTTAATTCTTAGCGATAAAAAAATAGATGCTTATGAAGTTGCAATACCAAGTTTATTAGCTGTTTCAGCAGTGCATCATCATCTAATAAGAGAGAAGACAAGAACTAAGATCTCCTTAATAGTTGAAACAGGTGAAGCAAGAGAAACAATGCATTTTGCCCTTCTTTTAGGATATGGGGCAACAGCTGTTAATCCTTATTTAGCATTTCAAACTATAGAAAATCTTGTTAGAGAAGGTGAACTTGAGGATATAACAGTAGAAAAGGCAAAAGATAATTACGTTAAGGCGGTATGCAATGGCTTGCTAAAGATATTATCAAAGATGGGAATTTGTACAATGGCAAGTTATCATGGTGCACAGATATTTGAAGCAATAGGTTTATCCGAGGATTTTATAAATAAATATTTTGAAGGAACACCATCAAGAATTGGCGGTATAGGAATTGATACAATTGCTGCTGAAACTCTTGAACGTCATAACAGAGCATTTAATAATGTTAGAAACCCTGTAACTGAATTAGATGTTGGTGGCCAGTATTCATGGAGAAAGGAAGGAGAAGCACATCTTTTCAATCCTGAAACAATATCAAAGCTTCAGCATGCAGTAAGGACAGGAGATTATAATATATATAAACAATATGCAAAAATGATAAATGAACAAAATAAAACACTTTATACTTTAAGAGGGATGTTTAAATTAAAATATCAAAATCCTATTCCCATTGATGAGGTTGAACCAGTTAGTGAAATTTTAAAAAGATTTTGTACAGGAGCAATGTCTTTTGGTTCTTTAAGTAAGGAAGCCCATGAAACCATTGCTATTGCAATGAATAGAATAGGAAGCAAGAGCAATTCTGGTGAAGGAGGAGAGGATCCGGAAAGATATAAGAAAAATCCTAATGGTGATGATAGAAGAAGTGCTATAAAACAAGTAGCATCGGGACGTTTTGGAGTTAATACAGAATACCTTGTAAACGCTGCAGAGCTACAAATAAAGATGGCTCAAGGTGCAAAACCAGGAGAAGGTGGGCAACTTGCTGGTTGGAAGGTAAATGCAGATGTTGCCAAGGTAAGACATTCCGTACCAGGTATTGATTTGATCTCTCCACCACCTCATCATGATATTTATTCTATTGAAGATTTATCCCAGTTAATCTATGATATAAAGTCCGTTAATCCATTGGCAAGGATAAGTGTAAAGCTTGTTTCAGAGGTTGGTGTAGGTACAGTTGCAGCCGGTGTTGCAAAGGCTCATGCAGACGTTATTTTGATTAGCGGATATGATGGAGGTACTGGTGCATCACCGATTTCATCAATTAAACATACAGGTATTCCATGGGAACTTGGACTTTCTGAAGCTCATCAGGTTCTTGTATTAAATAATTTAAGAAGTAGAGTAAGGCTTCAGGTTGATGGGCAGCTTAAAACAGGAAGGGATGTAGTAATTGCTGCGCTTCTTGGAGCAGAAGAGTTCGGATTTGCATCATCTGTTCTTGTATCATTAGGCTGTACAATGCTAAGAAATTGTCATAATAATGCATGCGAAATGGGAATTGCAACTCAAGATCCTGAACTTAGAAAGAACTTTAAAGGAAAAGTAGAGCATATTATAAACTTCTTTACTTTTATTGCTTGGGAAGTTAGAGAATTAATGGCACAGCTTGGATTTAGGACAATGAACGAAATGATAGGAAGGGTAGATAGAATAGAAATAAACGATAAAATTGATCATTGGAAGGCAAAAATGCTTGATCTATCACCAATACTATATAAACCAGATATGCCAAAGAGAATAAAAAGCTATTGTGTTATTGCACAAGATCATGGGTTAGAAAAATCTTTGGATTATAAGCTTATACAAATAGCAAGAAAAGCCCTTGATGAAGGTATTAAGGTAAAAGGAAGCTTTGAAATTAGAAATGTACACAGGGCTGTTGGTGCAATGCTAAGTGGTGAAATTGCAAGAAAATATGGTGATGAAGGATTACCAGAGGATACAATTGTGTTTAATTTTAAAGGTTCTGCAGGTCAAAGTTTTGGAGCATTTGGTGCAAAAGGTCTTACTTTAATTCTTGAAGGTGATGCAAATGATTATGTTGGAAAAGGATTATCAGGTGGAAAGGTAATATTAAAGGCTCCTTGTGGTGCTACCTTTAAACAGGATGAGAACTTTATTGCAGGTAATACAATATTATATGGTGCAACAAGTGGTAAACTTTTTATAAATGGACTTGTTGGAGAACGTTTTGCTGTAAGAAACAGTGGTGCTGAAGCAGTAGTTGAAGGTGCTGGAGATCATTGCTGTGAGTATATGACAGGTGGAGTAGTTGCTGTTTTGGGAAGAGTAGGAAGAAACTTTGCTGCAGGTATGAGTGGCGGTATTGCTTATGTATTAGATGAGGATGATACCTTAATGAAAAAATGCAATATGGAAATGGTAGAAATTGAAGATGTAACAGATAAAAGAGATATAGAAAAGCTTTATAACCTTATTAAGGAACACATAGAATGCACTAATAGTAAAAAGGCAATTAAAATAATAAACGAATGGGATAAATATGTTGTTAAATTCAAAAGAGTAATACCAACAGTATATAAATCAATTCTTGAAAAGATGTACAAAGTTGAAGAATCTATGGAAGTAGGTGCATAG
- a CDS encoding glutamate synthase subunit beta: protein MGKLMGFKEYKRETPKKRRVEERIKDYKEIYEKLPEQTLKRQAARCMNCGTPFCNWACPLGNIAPDFNQMVYKGQWEKAYKRLSLTSPFPEITGRVCPALCEGSCTLGVNREPVTVREIELSIIERAFNEGWVKPVPPRVRTNKNVAIVGSGPAGLSAAKYLNSMGHFVTVFEKADQVGGLLRYGIPDFKLEKNVLDRRIKLMEEEGIIFKTNVEIGSNYGINRLMAEFDAILLAGGSSVPRDLNVEGRELEGVYFAVDYLTQQNKRVAGKPIDGKEIDAKDKIVIVIGGGDTGSDCIGTAIRQGAKKVYQYEILPKPPVERDETMPWPEFPRTLKVTTSHEEGCIREWCISTKRILGNNGVVTGVETVKVEWIKNSNGQMIMKEIPDSKAVHKADLVIICMGFLHPNHDGIIKDLGLELDSRGNVYTDDKYMTSKKGIFAAGDMRTGQSLVVKCIFDGKTAAKHIDRYLCEE from the coding sequence ATGGGAAAGTTGATGGGGTTTAAGGAATATAAAAGAGAAACACCAAAAAAACGAAGAGTAGAAGAAAGAATTAAAGATTACAAAGAAATATATGAAAAACTTCCAGAACAAACATTAAAAAGACAGGCAGCAAGATGTATGAATTGTGGTACCCCTTTCTGCAATTGGGCTTGCCCTTTAGGAAATATAGCTCCAGATTTTAATCAAATGGTTTATAAAGGGCAGTGGGAGAAGGCATATAAAAGATTGTCATTAACCAGCCCTTTCCCAGAAATAACTGGAAGAGTATGCCCAGCATTATGTGAAGGCTCATGCACCCTTGGAGTAAATAGGGAACCAGTAACCGTTAGGGAGATAGAACTTTCAATAATTGAAAGGGCTTTTAACGAAGGATGGGTAAAACCTGTACCTCCAAGGGTTAGAACAAACAAGAATGTAGCAATAGTAGGTTCAGGACCGGCAGGATTATCTGCTGCAAAATATCTAAATTCTATGGGACACTTTGTCACAGTATTTGAAAAAGCAGATCAGGTTGGAGGATTATTAAGATACGGGATACCAGATTTTAAGCTTGAAAAAAATGTTTTAGACAGAAGAATTAAGTTGATGGAAGAGGAAGGAATAATATTTAAGACAAATGTTGAAATCGGCTCAAACTATGGAATTAATAGGCTTATGGCTGAATTTGATGCTATACTTCTTGCAGGAGGCTCATCAGTTCCAAGAGATTTGAATGTAGAAGGAAGAGAACTTGAAGGTGTCTACTTTGCAGTTGATTATCTGACACAGCAAAATAAAAGAGTTGCAGGAAAGCCTATAGATGGTAAAGAAATAGATGCAAAGGATAAAATAGTTATAGTAATTGGAGGAGGAGATACAGGTTCTGACTGCATAGGTACAGCTATAAGGCAAGGTGCAAAGAAAGTTTATCAATATGAAATCCTTCCTAAACCTCCAGTTGAAAGAGATGAAACAATGCCATGGCCTGAATTCCCCAGAACTCTTAAAGTAACAACATCTCATGAAGAAGGATGTATAAGGGAATGGTGCATATCTACTAAGAGGATACTTGGAAATAACGGAGTAGTTACAGGAGTTGAAACTGTAAAAGTAGAATGGATAAAAAATTCAAATGGGCAAATGATAATGAAAGAAATACCAGATTCTAAAGCAGTTCATAAAGCTGATCTTGTTATTATATGTATGGGCTTTTTACATCCAAATCATGATGGGATAATAAAGGATCTGGGACTTGAGCTTGATTCAAGAGGTAATGTATATACAGACGACAAATATATGACTTCAAAGAAAGGAATATTTGCAGCAGGTGATATGAGAACAGGACAATCATTGGTTGTGAAATGTATTTTTGATGGAAAGACAGCAGCAAAACATATAGATAGATATCTTTGTGAAGAATGA